The following proteins are encoded in a genomic region of Terriglobia bacterium:
- a CDS encoding fibronectin type III domain-containing protein, with the protein MSQQKKTTIKAVTGFRNMTPEAVFSNGSAVYTGLNGNAKIPAPPAPFDLPTLLAANQRLAAANAAALDGGAKAIAQRNQEKEFVVKVLNQLAGYVTANCEDDITIFLSSGFKAASFTKTTSPTASESIRWMKLGPGMGQMRVKLVAYPGADSYDLRWAPVPAGGVPTAWNSQPVSNTRSATIVSGLTPGTLYAFQVRAIVKSAYTDYGDSITQMAT; encoded by the coding sequence ATGTCACAACAAAAAAAGACCACGATCAAGGCGGTGACGGGTTTCCGTAACATGACTCCCGAAGCCGTTTTCTCGAATGGAAGTGCTGTTTACACCGGTCTAAACGGGAACGCAAAGATTCCCGCTCCGCCGGCTCCGTTCGATCTGCCGACTTTGCTCGCAGCCAACCAGCGGTTGGCTGCGGCAAATGCGGCGGCTCTGGACGGTGGCGCCAAAGCCATCGCTCAGAGAAATCAAGAGAAGGAATTCGTTGTGAAGGTTCTGAACCAGCTCGCCGGGTATGTCACGGCGAATTGCGAGGACGACATCACGATCTTTCTTTCTTCCGGCTTCAAGGCCGCTTCTTTCACGAAGACCACATCACCCACGGCCTCCGAGTCGATTCGTTGGATGAAACTCGGACCGGGCATGGGGCAGATGCGGGTGAAGTTGGTCGCCTATCCGGGCGCCGACAGCTATGACTTGCGTTGGGCGCCGGTTCCGGCCGGCGGCGTTCCCACCGCATGGAATAGCCAGCCGGTCAGCAACACCCGTTCGGCGACCATCGTCTCCGGTCTGACGCCGGGCACTCTCTATGCGTTCCAGGTACGTGCGATCGTCAAGTCCGCTTACACGGACTATGGTGATTCGATCACGCAAATGGCCACGTAG
- a CDS encoding uracil-DNA glycosylase yields the protein MTKLPAQNEIIDCRRCPRLVAYREEVARTRVRRFQDWEYWGRPVPSFGRVNARLLIIGLAPAAHGGNRTGRVFTGDRSGDWLFRALFNFGFANQATSTDRNDGLKLIDSYITAAVHCAPPDNKPLPSEFQNCRPYLLDELQRLKQVRAVVTLGLIGFKSYFTARKELGWENPVPLPPFGHGLACKLADGVTLISSYHPSQQNTQTGKLTIAMFDDVFRRARTALDD from the coding sequence ATGACAAAGTTACCAGCCCAAAACGAGATCATCGATTGCCGCCGCTGTCCGCGCCTGGTCGCCTATCGCGAAGAGGTCGCGCGCACCAGAGTCCGCCGATTCCAGGACTGGGAATACTGGGGCCGGCCGGTCCCCAGTTTCGGCCGCGTGAATGCCCGATTGCTCATCATCGGACTTGCGCCGGCGGCTCACGGCGGAAACCGTACCGGCAGAGTGTTCACCGGCGATCGCTCCGGCGATTGGCTGTTCCGGGCTCTTTTCAATTTCGGGTTTGCCAATCAGGCCACCTCCACCGATCGGAACGACGGCCTGAAGCTGATCGATTCCTACATCACCGCGGCGGTTCACTGCGCTCCACCGGACAACAAACCGCTGCCGTCCGAATTCCAGAATTGCCGTCCTTATTTATTAGATGAACTCCAACGGCTCAAGCAGGTTCGCGCGGTGGTGACCCTGGGATTGATCGGATTCAAGAGCTACTTCACCGCACGAAAAGAATTGGGCTGGGAGAACCCCGTACCACTGCCGCCCTTCGGCCATGGGCTAGCGTGCAAGCTGGCCGATGGAGTCACGCTCATCAGTTCCTATCACCCCAGCCAGCAGAACACGCAGACCGGAAAGCTGACGATTGCGATGTTCGATGATGTGTTCCGGAGGGCGAGAACCGCGTTGGATGATTGA
- a CDS encoding 5'-nucleotidase C-terminal domain-containing protein, whose protein sequence is MNSMAVRVLLVLLLACASAYGAPETHVVIMHTNDLRGHVLAGPDAGGSAKLATVVHESKPDLLLDAGGMFSGTLISDTFQGAPVIDAMNAIGYDAAAVGGNDFDFGTNFLTARAREANFPLLSANATTPIDEIQVAAVFNAQGVHIAVVGLTSEEVTRAGHPQNVKYVDVADSLLSLETVLPKVRDRADCIILLTNVSSTEEQRIARAFPEIRVIIGAHEESELPVRVGQTTIVTAGKFGKYAGKLDLTFNDGKLKAVESRLVPIENAEPDPAVTKLLEPFEARLNETLQQVVGHAAGDLSRSTAQESHIGNLVADAVRAKTGTAIALINAADAQKGIRKGPITSGMLFDVLPSENTLVTMRLTGAQIKHILGRSVMSLSGVRVKLDASKPEGKRLVSVRLADGTPLRDKDFYTVTTNDFLWMGGDGYTEFAEGVEVEDTGILMRDALAEHIAHLGTVSPQLDGRIQVSR, encoded by the coding sequence ATGAATTCCATGGCTGTCCGGGTATTGCTTGTTTTACTGCTTGCCTGCGCCTCAGCCTACGGTGCACCCGAGACGCACGTCGTCATCATGCACACGAACGATTTGCGGGGCCATGTGCTGGCCGGACCCGACGCCGGTGGAAGCGCGAAGCTGGCAACCGTGGTTCACGAATCCAAACCGGATTTGCTGCTCGATGCCGGCGGCATGTTTTCCGGCACCCTGATTTCGGACACCTTCCAGGGGGCGCCGGTCATCGACGCCATGAACGCCATCGGCTATGACGCGGCAGCGGTCGGCGGCAATGATTTCGATTTCGGCACCAATTTCCTGACCGCGCGCGCCCGCGAGGCCAATTTCCCATTGCTGTCCGCGAATGCGACGACGCCGATCGACGAGATTCAGGTCGCCGCGGTTTTCAATGCGCAGGGCGTGCATATTGCGGTTGTCGGTCTCACCAGTGAAGAGGTAACCCGTGCCGGACATCCGCAGAACGTCAAATACGTCGACGTTGCCGATAGTCTTCTTTCACTCGAAACCGTTTTGCCAAAGGTTCGCGATCGCGCGGACTGCATCATTCTGCTGACCAACGTCAGCAGTACCGAAGAACAGCGTATTGCGCGCGCATTTCCTGAAATCCGCGTGATCATCGGCGCGCACGAAGAATCCGAACTTCCGGTTCGTGTCGGGCAGACCACGATCGTCACTGCCGGAAAGTTCGGAAAGTACGCCGGCAAACTCGATCTGACATTCAATGATGGAAAGCTCAAAGCCGTTGAAAGCCGGCTGGTGCCGATCGAAAACGCAGAGCCGGATCCGGCCGTGACGAAGCTGCTCGAGCCGTTTGAAGCCAGGCTGAATGAAACATTGCAGCAGGTCGTCGGACATGCTGCGGGAGATCTGTCGCGCTCTACGGCGCAGGAATCGCACATCGGGAACCTCGTTGCGGACGCGGTGCGGGCCAAAACCGGAACTGCGATCGCATTGATCAATGCGGCGGATGCGCAGAAGGGAATCCGGAAGGGACCCATCACGAGCGGGATGTTGTTTGATGTCCTGCCGTCGGAAAATACCCTGGTGACGATGCGTCTCACCGGTGCGCAGATCAAGCATATTCTCGGCCGCAGCGTGATGAGCCTCAGCGGCGTTCGCGTCAAACTGGACGCCAGCAAGCCCGAAGGGAAGCGGCTGGTCTCGGTGCGGCTGGCAGACGGCACCCCTCTGCGCGACAAGGACTTCTATACCGTTACCACCAACGACTTCCTCTGGATGGGGGGCGACGGCTACACCGAGTTTGCCGAAGGTGTTGAGGTTGAGGATACCGGAATTCTGATGCGGGACGCCCTTGCGGAACATATCGCACATCTTGGGACGGTCTCGCCGCAACTGGACGGACGGATTCAGGTTTCCAGATGA
- a CDS encoding Uma2 family endonuclease — MQNTWDRNPAVQKRIKTIPSYSSTLTTTNQNSTPQPANTMHEDAQLTGVTRNGVVLVMAGASLPHNEIVANVLSSWRTALRHTDCGAYGSDLRVQTPAGLYTYPDISVICGHVQLVPDRSATATNPVILVDVLPDATEEYDRGDKFTLYKSIPTLLHYILISQTEVLVEDFERIQPEEWQRRELRELNQVVQIPTPALAIALSDIFRRVF, encoded by the coding sequence ATGCAGAACACGTGGGACAGGAACCCAGCGGTTCAGAAGAGGATTAAGACGATCCCATCTTATTCGAGCACGCTGACTACGACGAATCAAAACTCCACGCCACAGCCAGCGAACACGATGCATGAAGATGCGCAACTGACTGGTGTTACCCGGAACGGCGTGGTATTGGTAATGGCTGGCGCATCGCTGCCGCACAATGAGATCGTCGCGAATGTTCTTTCGTCCTGGCGCACAGCTCTCCGGCACACTGATTGTGGCGCGTATGGAAGCGATCTGCGAGTGCAGACACCCGCCGGCCTTTATACGTATCCCGACATCAGCGTGATCTGTGGTCATGTTCAGCTTGTACCGGACCGGTCAGCTACTGCAACAAATCCGGTAATTCTCGTAGACGTTTTGCCGGATGCCACGGAAGAGTACGACCGAGGCGATAAGTTCACTCTCTATAAGTCCATTCCGACGCTGCTCCATTACATTCTGATCTCCCAAACAGAAGTCCTGGTCGAAGATTTTGAAAGAATTCAGCCCGAGGAATGGCAACGCCGTGAGCTTCGGGAGCTTAACCAAGTCGTCCAGATCCCCACCCCCGCACTCGCCATCGCCCTCTCCGATATCTTCCGCCGAGTGTTTTAG
- a CDS encoding DUF4097 family beta strand repeat-containing protein, which produces MRRILSTILVLAASMAALPAHAQERMTVKFNDPSRPGLLKVQWHNGSIAVKTHSGGDITIAAKRGLNTRPEPPEAGGLHRIDSPNRGIVVESDTNNVITISSGHTDFANGNLEIEVPVKTDLKLESHNGSLVSVDGVDGDIEATNHNGAINVVNASGSVVADSHNGRVVVSFREIAAGKPMSFTSWNGPVDVTLPAASKADLKLRTDNGAIYTDFDVQMKTGQAGSADKTITGSINGGGADFDLRTHNGNIYLRKAK; this is translated from the coding sequence ATGAGAAGAATTCTGAGTACGATTCTGGTTCTGGCCGCAAGCATGGCCGCGTTGCCCGCACACGCTCAAGAACGGATGACGGTGAAGTTCAACGATCCTTCACGGCCGGGCCTGCTTAAAGTCCAGTGGCATAACGGCAGCATCGCTGTGAAGACGCACAGCGGCGGCGACATTACCATCGCGGCGAAACGAGGCCTGAACACCCGGCCGGAGCCGCCCGAGGCCGGTGGACTGCATCGGATCGATTCGCCCAACCGGGGCATCGTCGTCGAAAGCGATACGAACAATGTCATTACCATCAGCAGCGGCCACACCGATTTCGCGAACGGCAACCTTGAAATCGAGGTCCCTGTCAAAACCGACTTAAAGCTGGAATCGCACAACGGATCGCTGGTCTCGGTCGACGGTGTCGACGGCGACATCGAAGCCACCAACCATAACGGCGCCATAAACGTGGTGAACGCCAGCGGCTCTGTTGTCGCCGATTCTCACAACGGACGAGTCGTTGTCTCGTTCCGCGAAATTGCCGCCGGCAAACCCATGTCATTTACCTCGTGGAACGGCCCCGTCGACGTCACCTTGCCGGCTGCGTCGAAGGCCGACTTGAAACTCCGCACCGACAATGGCGCCATCTATACCGACTTCGATGTTCAAATGAAAACGGGCCAGGCCGGCTCCGCCGACAAGACGATCACCGGCTCAATTAACGGAGGCGGCGCCGACTTCGACCTGCGGACGCACAACGGAAATATCTACCTCAGGAAAGCAAAATAG
- a CDS encoding pyrroloquinoline quinone-dependent dehydrogenase, giving the protein AALDPYLHAFDSDSGKEVWSTELPASAQSTPMTYESNGRQYVVICAGGHGKMKSKMGDAVVAFAVLP; this is encoded by the coding sequence GCCGCTCTCGATCCATATCTTCACGCCTTCGATTCCGATTCCGGTAAAGAAGTCTGGAGCACCGAATTGCCCGCAAGCGCCCAATCCACCCCGATGACTTATGAATCGAACGGGCGGCAGTACGTCGTCATTTGCGCCGGCGGCCACGGCAAAATGAAAAGCAAAATGGGCGACGCCGTCGTCGCGTTCGCCGTGCTGCCTTGA
- a CDS encoding ADOP family duplicated permease — protein MRSGKHLTLAFRSLRSGGRFTLVALLLLALGVGATTAMFSVVNGVVLRPLALRDPGQLMLIGERTPQMPQTAGLAWFDNLAAFSAWQREANDFTGMSLLISSRLPVMGSSQPLLLHGVKTSTNLFSVLDVRPALGRTFQPSDEREGYLPIIISDALWRSAFNSDPAIIGRDIGMPGSNATVVGVLPEGFHIRGREFGPMFDGSPGEFFRPLQIGPNDFLHAEVFSDFEYHVIGRLKPGVTRTEALAQLNVIQANLAHTAPEKLSLYADLITMQDFAVERTRQELWLLLGGAGTVLLIVCVNLGGLWISRLADRSREWGIRAALGAAPGELARQVLCEGLILGLIGGLLGATCAAASLHTLLAAAPANLPRLSEIHIEWRVLVFGLALSLAAGFLTGLVPALRLGRLDPQTALRLATATASSGFESTRGRQALIALQAALSTLLLTALGLLGLSFYKLVSEPIGFVAQHAVQVEVSLINYSNDQRLAILRQLPATALALPGVSQAGFTTQLPLTGERELDRFTVPGKVYTDAGGPQMTGSAISPGYLGALGVPLLAGRDLREADRNQNAIVISAAAGRALWPEDADARAAVGRMIAEGDTRFNIVGVAADVRTRLTEPAPPVVYVPYWVANPPYSGSLVVRSSLPVGSLTGPLRQAIGKLAPVAAISNLQALDQLEANAVAPQRYQLTLLLLFAGLALFLAALAVYALVAQSVARRSKELAIRISLGAGAGTIWKAVMRQALSPVAAGLGSGLTTAVLTGPLLRSLLFHVNPTNPDVLVAAVATVAIASVCACLGPAYRATRTDPLRALRAD, from the coding sequence ATGCGATCCGGCAAACACCTGACTCTCGCTTTTCGCAGCTTGCGTTCCGGCGGCCGCTTTACGCTGGTTGCCCTCCTTTTGCTGGCCCTCGGCGTCGGTGCAACCACGGCTATGTTTTCCGTAGTCAATGGCGTCGTGTTGCGGCCCTTGGCGTTGCGAGATCCCGGCCAGTTAATGCTGATCGGCGAACGCACCCCACAGATGCCGCAGACCGCCGGGCTTGCCTGGTTCGACAATCTGGCCGCATTTTCGGCCTGGCAGCGCGAGGCGAATGATTTCACCGGGATGTCGTTGCTCATCTCCAGCCGGCTTCCTGTCATGGGCAGCAGCCAGCCGCTGCTCCTGCACGGCGTCAAAACCTCGACGAACCTTTTCAGTGTCCTGGACGTCCGTCCCGCTCTGGGCCGCACTTTTCAGCCAAGCGACGAGAGGGAGGGATACCTCCCGATCATCATTAGCGACGCACTTTGGCGCTCTGCGTTCAATTCCGATCCAGCGATCATTGGCCGCGATATCGGTATGCCGGGCTCGAACGCCACCGTGGTTGGCGTGCTGCCCGAGGGGTTCCACATACGCGGTCGCGAGTTCGGCCCTATGTTTGATGGATCGCCAGGGGAGTTTTTCCGCCCACTGCAGATCGGGCCGAATGATTTCCTGCACGCAGAAGTCTTCAGCGATTTCGAGTACCACGTGATCGGCCGCTTGAAACCGGGCGTGACGCGGACGGAGGCGCTGGCGCAGCTCAACGTCATTCAGGCTAATCTTGCGCACACCGCTCCGGAGAAGCTCTCGCTGTATGCCGACCTGATCACGATGCAGGACTTCGCCGTGGAGAGGACCCGGCAAGAGCTTTGGCTGTTACTTGGCGGTGCGGGCACGGTTTTACTTATCGTGTGCGTCAACCTTGGCGGATTGTGGATCAGCCGTCTGGCCGATCGTTCTCGCGAATGGGGGATCCGCGCCGCTCTCGGCGCCGCGCCCGGCGAACTCGCCCGCCAGGTTCTCTGTGAGGGCCTCATATTGGGCTTGATTGGCGGACTGCTGGGCGCCACCTGCGCCGCGGCCAGCCTGCACACCTTGTTGGCTGCTGCGCCGGCCAACTTGCCGCGTCTGAGCGAGATTCATATTGAATGGCGCGTTCTCGTCTTCGGTCTCGCGCTCTCCCTGGCCGCCGGTTTCCTGACCGGCCTTGTCCCGGCGCTGCGTCTTGGCCGTCTCGATCCTCAAACTGCGCTGCGCCTTGCTACCGCCACAGCGTCTTCCGGCTTCGAAAGCACACGCGGTCGTCAAGCACTGATCGCTTTGCAGGCGGCGCTCTCAACCCTCCTTCTCACGGCACTCGGTCTGTTGGGGCTGAGCTTCTACAAGCTGGTCTCCGAACCCATCGGCTTCGTCGCCCAACATGCGGTCCAGGTCGAAGTGAGCCTCATCAACTATTCCAATGACCAGCGTTTGGCAATTCTGCGCCAGCTTCCTGCGACAGCTCTCGCTTTGCCCGGAGTGTCGCAGGCCGGCTTCACGACGCAACTGCCGCTGACAGGTGAAAGAGAGTTGGATCGCTTCACGGTGCCGGGGAAGGTGTATACCGACGCGGGCGGACCGCAGATGACTGGTAGTGCGATCAGTCCGGGCTATCTGGGCGCCCTAGGCGTGCCCTTGCTCGCGGGTCGGGATTTGCGCGAAGCCGACCGCAACCAGAACGCGATCGTGATTTCTGCCGCCGCCGGCCGCGCCCTGTGGCCGGAAGATGCCGATGCGCGCGCGGCTGTGGGACGCATGATCGCGGAGGGCGACACTCGATTCAACATCGTCGGAGTCGCCGCCGATGTGCGCACCCGCCTGACGGAGCCCGCCCCGCCTGTGGTCTACGTGCCATACTGGGTCGCGAATCCTCCTTACAGCGGATCGCTGGTCGTGCGCAGTTCGCTGCCGGTTGGCTCGCTGACGGGGCCGTTGCGGCAAGCCATCGGAAAGCTGGCGCCGGTTGCCGCCATTTCGAATTTGCAGGCGTTGGATCAGCTCGAGGCCAACGCCGTCGCACCGCAGCGTTACCAGTTGACGCTGCTGCTCCTGTTTGCGGGCCTGGCGTTGTTTCTCGCTGCGCTGGCAGTTTATGCGCTGGTGGCGCAGAGCGTCGCGCGCCGGAGTAAAGAACTGGCCATCCGCATCAGCCTGGGAGCGGGCGCCGGCACAATCTGGAAAGCCGTGATGCGCCAGGCTCTGAGCCCGGTTGCCGCCGGCCTGGGCAGCGGGCTGACCACCGCGGTTTTGACCGGCCCGCTGCTGCGTTCGCTATTGTTTCACGTGAACCCCACGAACCCGGACGTGCTGGTGGCGGCCGTCGCTACAGTGGCCATCGCGTCCGTCTGCGCCTGTCTCGGCCCGGCTTATCGCGCCACTCGTACCGATCCACTGCGGGCGCTGCGCGCCGATTAA